From Sphingomonas sp., the proteins below share one genomic window:
- a CDS encoding winged helix-turn-helix transcriptional regulator — MGGAVRETLRAMARECSLPAALEAMGERWSFLILRGAFNGIRHFEEFQSELGIARNILANRLARLVEHGILARAPCADDRRKVEYRLTDKGHALLPTMVALRQWGERWETGVPASPILVDARDGKPIAPVTVQAQDGRVLGKGDLLWALPEEAEEARAAE; from the coding sequence ATGGGTGGAGCCGTTCGAGAAACGCTGCGGGCCATGGCACGGGAATGCAGCCTGCCGGCCGCGCTGGAGGCGATGGGCGAGCGGTGGTCGTTCCTGATCCTGCGCGGGGCGTTCAACGGCATCCGCCATTTTGAGGAATTCCAGAGCGAACTGGGTATCGCCCGCAACATCCTCGCCAATCGGCTGGCGCGGCTGGTCGAGCATGGCATCCTCGCCCGCGCGCCTTGTGCCGACGATCGGCGCAAGGTGGAATATCGGCTGACCGACAAGGGCCATGCGCTGCTGCCGACGATGGTGGCGCTGCGCCAATGGGGCGAGCGCTGGGAAACCGGCGTGCCGGCTTCGCCGATCCTGGTCGATGCCCGCGACGGCAAGCCGATCGCGCCGGTGACGGTGCAGGCGCAGGATGGCCGGGTACTGGGCAAGGGGGATCTGCTCTGGGCACTGCCCGAGGAGGCCGAGGAAGCCCGCGCGGCCGAGTAA
- a CDS encoding thioesterase family protein — MSRPGFPFSTRFRVRYSEIDGQKIVFNSRYLEYADVGLTEFWRWADLARLGPEWMEAEFNVVRAQVEYKAPFRFDDLVEVFVRVERLGNTSMTMRADLCHAETGALHAEVELVSVHLDLDTRRPKPIPDAVRAALEAIGG, encoded by the coding sequence ATGTCCCGCCCCGGTTTCCCCTTTTCCACCCGCTTCCGCGTCCGCTATTCCGAAATCGACGGGCAGAAGATCGTCTTCAACTCGCGCTATCTCGAATATGCCGATGTCGGGCTCACCGAATTCTGGCGCTGGGCGGATCTCGCCCGGCTAGGGCCGGAATGGATGGAGGCGGAGTTCAACGTCGTCCGCGCGCAGGTCGAATATAAGGCGCCGTTCCGCTTCGACGATCTGGTCGAGGTGTTCGTCCGGGTCGAGCGGCTGGGCAACACCAGCATGACGATGCGCGCCGATCTCTGTCATGCCGAAACCGGCGCGCTGCATGCCGAAGTCGAACTGGTCAGCGTCCATCTCGATCTGGACACGCGCCGCCCCAAGCCGATCCCGGATGCGGTGCGTGCGGCGCTGGAGGCGATCGGCGGCTAG
- a CDS encoding LL-diaminopimelate aminotransferase produces the protein MSEEFYRIKRLPPYVIAEVNAMRAAARAGGEDIIDLGMGNPDLPPPDHVIEKLCEVARKPDAHGYSQSKGIPGLRRAQANYYGRRFGVELDPETEVVVTMGSKEGLASLATAITAPGDVVLAPNPSYPIHTFGFIIAGATIRAVPTTPDDAYFESLERAMNFTVPRPSILVVNYPSNPTAETVDLAFYERLVAWARENKVWILSDLAYSELYFDGKPTPSILQVKGAKDVAIEFTSLSKTYSMAGWRMGFAVGNKELIAAMSRVKSYLDYGAFTPIQAAACAALNGPQDIVEKNRQLYHKRRDVMVESFARAGWEIPSPRASMFAWAPLPPALAHLGSLEFSKQLLTHAKVAVAPGVGYGENGEGFVRIAMVENEQRLRQAARNVKKYLQSMGVNTPAANAG, from the coding sequence ATGTCCGAAGAATTCTACCGCATCAAGCGCTTGCCCCCCTATGTCATCGCCGAAGTGAACGCGATGCGGGCGGCCGCGCGGGCTGGTGGAGAGGACATTATCGACCTCGGCATGGGCAATCCGGACCTGCCGCCGCCCGATCATGTGATCGAGAAGCTCTGCGAGGTGGCGCGCAAGCCGGACGCCCATGGCTATTCGCAGTCCAAGGGGATTCCCGGCCTGCGCCGCGCTCAGGCCAATTATTATGGCCGCCGCTTCGGCGTCGAGCTCGATCCCGAGACCGAAGTGGTGGTGACGATGGGATCGAAGGAGGGCCTCGCCAGCCTCGCCACCGCGATCACCGCGCCGGGCGACGTGGTGCTGGCACCCAACCCCAGCTACCCGATCCATACCTTCGGCTTCATCATCGCCGGGGCGACGATCCGCGCGGTGCCGACCACGCCTGACGACGCCTATTTCGAGAGCCTCGAGCGCGCGATGAACTTCACCGTGCCGCGCCCCTCGATCCTCGTCGTCAACTATCCCTCCAATCCGACGGCGGAAACGGTGGACCTCGCCTTCTACGAGCGGCTGGTCGCCTGGGCGCGCGAGAACAAGGTGTGGATCCTCTCCGACCTGGCCTATTCGGAGCTCTATTTCGACGGCAAGCCGACCCCGTCGATCCTGCAGGTCAAGGGTGCCAAGGACGTCGCGATCGAATTCACCTCGCTCAGCAAGACCTATTCGATGGCCGGCTGGCGCATGGGCTTTGCGGTCGGCAACAAGGAACTGATCGCGGCGATGTCGCGCGTGAAGTCGTACCTCGATTACGGCGCTTTCACGCCAATCCAGGCGGCGGCCTGCGCCGCGCTCAACGGCCCGCAGGACATCGTCGAGAAGAACCGCCAGCTCTACCATAAGCGCCGCGACGTAATGGTCGAAAGCTTCGCCCGCGCCGGCTGGGAGATCCCCTCCCCCCGCGCCTCGATGTTCGCCTGGGCGCCGCTGCCGCCGGCGCTCGCGCATCTCGGCAGCCTGGAGTTTTCCAAGCAGCTGCTCACCCACGCCAAGGTCGCGGTGGCGCCGGGCGTGGGCTATGGCGAGAATGGCGAGGGCTTCGTCCGCATCGCGATGGTCGAGAACGAACAGCGCCTCCGCCAGGCGGCGCGCAACGTGAAGAAGTATCTTCAGTCGATGGGGGTCAACACGCCGGCGGCCAACGCGGGGTGA
- a CDS encoding bifunctional (p)ppGpp synthetase/guanosine-3',5'-bis(diphosphate) 3'-pyrophosphohydrolase, with amino-acid sequence MLRQYELVDRVLSYDPEADEALLNRAYVFSVNAHGSQKRASGDPYFSHPIEVAGILTDLHLDDETIATAILHDTIEDTVATPEEIRRLFGANVARMVDGVTKLSKIEAQTESERAAENLRKFLLAMSDDIRVLLVKLADRLHNMRTLHFIKKEEKRRRIARETMDIYAPLAERIGMYEFMKEMQTLAFRQLEPEAYESITKRLESFRVEGEDRVLKIASGLKLLLGRGGIDAEVTGREKHPYSIWKKMSERHVSLEQLSDIMAFRAIVDSEEECYRALGAIHRRWPMVPGRFKDYISTPKRNGYRSLHTTIMHAGDTRIEIQIRTRDMHAQAEFGLAAHWAYKQSSVRPDTQVSWIRDLIEILEHAESPEELLEHTRMAMYQDRIFAFTPKGELIQLPKGATPIDFAYAVHTDLGDQAVGAKVNGKVVPLRTEIEQGDQVQILRSKAQEPQPNWLNFAITGKARAAIRRHLRHKERDETIRLGRKLYEDIVARLPVAPGEGALGEALKRLKLADAESLMEAIARRTLTDGQVMEAVMPGSASGEDDQLPPQHHAIDIKGLTPGVAFTYAEDCCPVPGDRILGVRKPDQPIVVHRIDCPSLADVEEADWVDLTWGDKADGGVAEIAVTLKNEPGALGTVATLIGQHKANILGLRLDNRDTTFHTNTIDLEVRNAAHLMKLLAALRAADAVSSAERV; translated from the coding sequence GTGCTGCGTCAGTATGAACTTGTAGACCGGGTCCTCTCTTACGACCCCGAAGCCGATGAGGCATTGCTCAACCGGGCCTATGTCTTCTCGGTCAACGCCCATGGCTCGCAGAAGCGCGCTTCGGGCGACCCCTATTTCAGCCACCCGATCGAAGTGGCGGGTATCCTCACCGACCTCCATCTCGACGACGAGACGATCGCGACCGCGATCCTCCACGACACGATAGAGGACACGGTGGCGACGCCGGAGGAGATCCGTCGGCTGTTCGGCGCGAACGTCGCGCGCATGGTCGACGGCGTCACCAAACTCTCCAAGATCGAGGCGCAGACCGAAAGCGAGCGCGCGGCGGAGAATCTCCGCAAGTTCCTGCTGGCGATGTCCGACGACATTCGCGTGCTGCTGGTGAAGCTCGCCGATCGCCTGCACAACATGCGCACGCTCCACTTCATCAAGAAGGAGGAGAAGCGCCGCCGCATCGCCCGCGAGACGATGGACATCTATGCCCCGCTCGCCGAGCGGATCGGCATGTACGAGTTCATGAAGGAGATGCAGACGCTCGCCTTCCGCCAGCTCGAACCCGAAGCCTATGAATCGATCACGAAGCGGCTGGAGAGCTTCCGCGTCGAGGGCGAGGACCGGGTGCTCAAGATCGCTTCGGGCCTCAAGCTGCTGCTCGGCCGCGGCGGCATCGACGCCGAGGTGACGGGGCGCGAGAAGCATCCCTATTCGATCTGGAAGAAGATGTCCGAGCGCCATGTCAGCCTCGAACAGCTGTCCGACATCATGGCCTTCCGCGCGATCGTCGACAGCGAGGAGGAATGTTATCGCGCGCTCGGTGCGATCCATCGCCGCTGGCCGATGGTGCCGGGGCGCTTCAAGGATTACATTTCGACGCCGAAGCGCAACGGCTATCGCTCGCTCCACACCACGATCATGCATGCGGGCGACACCCGCATCGAGATCCAGATCCGCACCCGCGACATGCACGCCCAGGCCGAGTTCGGTCTCGCCGCGCACTGGGCCTACAAGCAGAGCTCGGTGCGGCCCGACACCCAGGTCAGCTGGATCCGCGACCTGATCGAGATCCTCGAACATGCCGAGAGCCCGGAAGAGCTGCTCGAGCATACCCGCATGGCGATGTACCAGGATCGCATCTTCGCCTTCACCCCCAAGGGCGAGCTGATCCAGCTGCCCAAGGGCGCGACGCCGATCGACTTCGCCTATGCCGTCCACACCGATCTCGGCGACCAGGCGGTCGGCGCCAAGGTCAACGGCAAGGTGGTGCCGCTGCGCACCGAGATCGAGCAGGGCGACCAGGTCCAGATCCTGCGTTCGAAGGCGCAGGAGCCGCAGCCCAATTGGCTCAACTTCGCGATCACCGGCAAGGCGCGCGCAGCGATCCGCCGCCACCTCCGCCACAAGGAGCGCGACGAGACGATCCGGCTGGGCCGCAAGCTCTACGAGGACATCGTCGCCCGCCTCCCCGTCGCCCCCGGTGAAGGCGCGCTGGGTGAGGCACTTAAGCGGCTGAAGCTCGCCGACGCGGAATCGCTGATGGAAGCGATCGCGCGCCGCACGTTGACCGACGGGCAGGTGATGGAAGCCGTGATGCCGGGCTCTGCGAGCGGCGAGGACGACCAGTTGCCGCCGCAGCACCACGCGATCGACATCAAGGGCCTCACCCCCGGCGTGGCGTTCACCTACGCAGAGGATTGCTGTCCGGTGCCGGGCGACCGCATCCTGGGCGTGCGCAAGCCGGACCAGCCGATCGTCGTTCACCGTATCGATTGCCCGAGCCTCGCCGATGTCGAGGAAGCGGACTGGGTAGACCTCACCTGGGGCGACAAGGCCGATGGCGGCGTCGCCGAGATCGCGGTGACGCTGAAGAACGAACCCGGCGCGCTGGGCACGGTCGCGACGCTGATCGGCCAGCACAAGGCGAACATCCTCGGGCTGCGGCTGGATAATCGCGACACGACCTTCCACACCAACACGATCGACCTGGAAGTGCGCAACGCCGCGCATTTGATGAAGCTGCTCGCGGCGCTGCGCGCGGCGGATGCGGTGAGCTCGGCCGAGCGGGTTTGA